One window from the genome of Jiangella alba encodes:
- a CDS encoding dihydrodipicolinate synthase family protein: MTDRALPTGVVTPLVVFRTEDGATDRAATKALVEHQIAAGVRGLLVNGSTGELGNLAPAERSAVLRAVVETAAGRVPVWAGVAGLGTADAVTAAREAEADGADAALVLPPLFFDTSDAELAEHFRTVAAAIGIPVLAYDVPARAPRKLPVPLVRELAEEGVLRGLKDSSGNLTAGRQLCAATEHVAGFATYLGSEITLDLAAYLGFDGVVPGLANILPGSAVEVFDAARSGDPARAAEAQRTYQRLLGILDVPLDGAGFSARAIAAIKVAAAVVMDLPAPGTTAPFTQPDAAFVAAVTDIVQQSRTN; the protein is encoded by the coding sequence ATGACCGACCGAGCCCTACCGACCGGCGTCGTGACTCCGCTGGTGGTGTTCCGCACCGAGGACGGCGCGACCGACCGCGCCGCCACCAAGGCCCTGGTCGAGCACCAGATCGCGGCGGGCGTCCGTGGCCTGCTGGTCAACGGCTCGACCGGGGAGCTGGGCAACCTGGCCCCGGCCGAGCGGTCGGCCGTCCTGCGCGCCGTCGTGGAGACGGCGGCCGGGCGGGTGCCGGTCTGGGCCGGGGTCGCCGGGCTCGGCACCGCGGACGCCGTGACGGCCGCGCGGGAGGCCGAGGCCGACGGCGCCGACGCCGCGCTGGTGCTGCCGCCGCTGTTCTTCGACACCAGCGACGCCGAGCTGGCCGAGCACTTCCGCACGGTCGCCGCGGCCATCGGCATTCCGGTGCTGGCCTACGACGTGCCGGCGCGGGCGCCGCGCAAGCTGCCGGTGCCGCTCGTGCGCGAGCTCGCCGAGGAGGGCGTGCTGCGCGGCCTGAAGGACTCGTCGGGCAACCTGACGGCGGGACGGCAGCTGTGCGCGGCCACCGAGCACGTGGCCGGCTTCGCCACCTACCTCGGGTCGGAGATCACCCTCGACCTGGCCGCGTACCTCGGCTTCGACGGCGTGGTGCCGGGGCTGGCGAACATCCTGCCCGGGTCCGCGGTCGAGGTGTTCGACGCCGCGCGCTCCGGCGACCCGGCCCGGGCCGCCGAGGCCCAGCGCACCTACCAGCGGCTGCTGGGCATCCTGGACGTGCCGCTGGACGGCGCCGGGTTCTCGGCCCGCGCCATCGCCGCGATCAAGGTGGCCGCCGCCGTCGTCATGGACCTGCCGGCGCCCGGCACGACGGCGCCGTTCACGCAGCCCGACGCCGCGTTCGTGGCCGCGGTGACGGACATCGTCCAGCAGTCGCGGACGAACTGA
- a CDS encoding sialidase family protein, whose product MTTLTSEWAVTGSGVVVDAVPAMFPGLTWAGDELLASYSTVPDGWPGGTVGVVRSGDGGRSWSPPHTVAEPADGLDAVLNAVGMTTLRDGTVLLPYNGVRWTPGEGVGGRVISLHLLRSADGGRTWTGGAPIDLGFHGPCVYGRLMELPGGRLLWPVWGQRTVAERWRSVLLESADGGHTWSVGATIGYDPDARLAGAYATPAEGGLGADGNPDVARTADPDFRPHSPIDGFTETTVVPTGDGRLLAVLRQQGVGGDDTMQLFGSESADDGATWTTPALIGFAGMSPLLHRAADGAILLATRRFAPEGGPTPAGVEVRVSQDGGRSWSAPLPLRDPHGYQHTAEYQCGYPAMADLADGSVLTVFYSYAPGRGRFLAWNTLRLGGTR is encoded by the coding sequence ATGACGACCCTGACCTCCGAGTGGGCGGTCACCGGGAGCGGTGTCGTCGTCGATGCCGTGCCGGCCATGTTCCCGGGCCTCACCTGGGCCGGCGACGAGCTGCTGGCGAGCTACTCCACGGTGCCCGACGGCTGGCCGGGCGGCACCGTCGGTGTCGTGCGGTCCGGCGACGGCGGCCGGAGCTGGTCGCCGCCGCACACAGTCGCGGAGCCGGCCGACGGCCTCGACGCGGTGCTCAACGCCGTCGGCATGACGACCCTGCGCGACGGCACCGTCCTGCTGCCGTACAACGGAGTGCGCTGGACGCCGGGCGAGGGCGTGGGCGGCCGCGTCATCAGCCTGCACCTGCTGCGCTCGGCCGACGGCGGCCGGACCTGGACCGGCGGCGCGCCGATCGACCTCGGCTTCCACGGGCCGTGCGTCTACGGACGGCTGATGGAGCTGCCCGGCGGCCGGCTGCTCTGGCCCGTCTGGGGCCAGCGGACCGTCGCCGAGCGGTGGCGGTCGGTGCTGCTGGAGTCCGCCGACGGCGGGCACACCTGGTCCGTCGGCGCCACCATCGGCTACGACCCGGACGCCCGGCTGGCCGGCGCGTACGCGACGCCGGCCGAGGGCGGTCTCGGCGCCGACGGGAACCCGGACGTCGCGCGCACCGCCGACCCCGACTTCCGCCCGCACAGCCCGATCGACGGGTTCACCGAGACCACGGTCGTCCCCACCGGCGACGGCCGGCTGCTGGCCGTGCTGCGCCAGCAGGGCGTCGGGGGCGACGACACCATGCAGCTGTTCGGCTCGGAGTCGGCCGACGATGGCGCCACCTGGACGACGCCGGCGCTGATCGGCTTCGCCGGCATGTCGCCGTTGCTGCACCGCGCGGCGGACGGCGCGATCCTGCTGGCCACTCGCCGGTTCGCGCCCGAGGGCGGTCCGACGCCGGCGGGCGTCGAGGTGCGGGTCAGCCAGGACGGCGGCCGTTCCTGGTCGGCGCCGCTGCCGCTGCGTGACCCGCACGGCTACCAGCACACCGCGGAGTACCAGTGCGGCTACCCGGCGATGGCCGACCTCGCCGACGGCTCCGTGCTCACCGTCTTCTACAGCTATGCGCCCGGCCGAGGCCGGTTCCTGGCCTGGAACACTCTGCGACTGGGAGGAACCCGATGA
- a CDS encoding exo-alpha-sialidase has product MTRSPALLALATGVALALAGAAPAPVAAGATEAPDPALRVVDAWNVTGPETFPGEATLPAQRPALTRAPNGDLLAAFNTSGDAHPGGQLRLIRSADEGRTWGPSEVVAEPRLFGTRGSISATRGIATLSDGTILLPYNDAVNHTNYNNRESVLFVARSTDSGQTWTGRDEPVELPIPIREAHVGGSRIVELDDGTLLLPIWGALELVDGWETDPMRWRSGVLRSFDGGQTWSDYRTIAYDPNNPPQFPPFHSANYTSGANELALHELPDGRIVAVVRYATGVGPNRAQVYLSYSSDAGATWTAPVATGQQAEALSLTYAPCTDRLAEGQAKLIMGHRELDAAGTRIGQAALHTSFDGGVTWTGKVRLRDPSGAANLGAATGEPDFLRLSDDRLLVLFQVFLPGQPAKIVANVVEDATDAATCQAQADAAAATAQTTPTFFVDRADRDQWAWPFASRKVSHPATATVGAVLDAAAAGLSCAGPGLRLTLDGRTLDRSDTLAAAGVGNGAVLRLSGPPPSRPWRVGFAELDTAPQTRHVYGWDRACAPASLALDYRARSLGLDVRIPAAHRISAVELRDRDAATRLTGADYRLFSSPDNETYTEITGWSFSSRVVDGRVVHRFDGLAVTDRYLKIHQPHTTTSYSFVLADARADVNVEFASRRR; this is encoded by the coding sequence ATGACGCGTTCGCCCGCTCTGCTGGCGCTGGCGACCGGCGTGGCGCTCGCGCTCGCCGGCGCCGCCCCCGCTCCGGTCGCCGCCGGCGCCACCGAAGCGCCCGACCCGGCGCTGCGCGTCGTCGACGCCTGGAACGTGACCGGCCCGGAGACCTTCCCCGGCGAGGCGACGCTGCCGGCCCAACGCCCGGCGCTCACCCGCGCGCCCAACGGCGACCTGCTGGCCGCGTTCAACACCTCCGGCGACGCGCACCCGGGCGGTCAGCTGCGGCTGATCAGGTCTGCCGACGAGGGCCGGACCTGGGGGCCGTCCGAGGTCGTGGCCGAGCCGAGGCTGTTCGGCACCCGCGGCAGCATCTCGGCCACCCGCGGCATCGCCACGCTGTCCGACGGCACCATCCTGCTGCCGTACAACGACGCGGTGAACCACACGAACTACAACAACCGCGAGTCGGTGCTGTTCGTGGCGCGGTCGACGGACAGTGGACAGACGTGGACCGGTCGCGACGAGCCGGTCGAGCTGCCGATCCCGATCCGCGAGGCGCACGTCGGCGGCAGCCGGATCGTCGAACTGGACGACGGCACCCTGCTGCTGCCGATCTGGGGCGCGCTCGAGCTGGTCGACGGCTGGGAGACCGACCCGATGCGCTGGCGCTCCGGCGTGCTGCGCTCCTTCGACGGCGGGCAGACCTGGTCCGACTACCGGACCATCGCCTACGACCCCAACAACCCGCCGCAGTTCCCGCCGTTCCACAGTGCCAACTACACCAGCGGCGCGAACGAGCTGGCCCTGCACGAGCTGCCGGACGGCCGCATCGTCGCGGTGGTCCGCTATGCCACGGGCGTCGGCCCCAACCGGGCCCAGGTGTACCTGTCCTACTCGTCCGACGCCGGCGCGACCTGGACGGCGCCGGTGGCCACCGGCCAGCAGGCGGAGGCGCTGTCGCTGACGTACGCACCCTGCACCGACCGGCTGGCCGAGGGCCAGGCCAAGCTGATCATGGGCCACCGCGAGCTCGACGCCGCGGGCACCCGCATCGGCCAGGCCGCCCTGCACACCTCGTTCGACGGCGGCGTCACGTGGACCGGCAAGGTCCGGCTGCGTGACCCGTCCGGCGCGGCCAACCTGGGCGCCGCGACCGGCGAGCCGGACTTCCTGCGGCTCTCCGACGACCGGCTGCTGGTGCTGTTCCAGGTGTTCCTGCCCGGGCAGCCGGCGAAGATCGTCGCCAACGTCGTCGAGGACGCCACGGACGCGGCGACCTGCCAGGCGCAGGCCGACGCCGCGGCCGCGACGGCGCAGACGACACCCACGTTCTTCGTCGACCGCGCGGACCGCGACCAGTGGGCCTGGCCGTTCGCCAGCCGCAAGGTCAGCCACCCGGCGACGGCCACCGTCGGCGCCGTGCTCGACGCGGCCGCCGCCGGACTGTCCTGCGCCGGCCCCGGCCTCCGGCTGACCCTGGACGGCCGGACCCTGGACCGGTCGGACACCCTGGCCGCGGCCGGTGTCGGCAACGGAGCGGTGCTGCGACTGAGCGGGCCGCCGCCGAGCCGGCCGTGGCGGGTCGGGTTCGCCGAACTGGACACCGCGCCGCAGACCCGGCACGTCTACGGCTGGGACCGGGCCTGCGCGCCCGCGTCCCTGGCGCTGGACTACCGGGCCCGCTCGCTCGGCCTGGACGTGCGCATCCCCGCCGCCCACCGCATCAGCGCCGTCGAACTGCGCGACCGGGATGCCGCGACCCGGCTCACCGGCGCGGACTACCGGCTGTTCAGCAGCCCGGACAACGAGACCTACACCGAGATCACCGGCTGGTCGTTCAGCTCTCGCGTGGTGGACGGCCGGGTGGTGCACCGGTTCGACGGCCTCGCGGTGACCGACCGCTACCTGAAGATCCATCAGCCGCACACGACCACGTCGTACAGCTTCGTGCTGGCCGACGCGCGCGCTGACGTCAACGTGGAGTTCGCCAGCCGGCGCCGTTGA
- a CDS encoding ABC transporter substrate-binding protein, protein MIGRRNRSIAAALAGLALLAAAACSGPDEDTGATGGESGAPAGDREVTVQLYQAPRGFSPLLASIGPDHLMEQLHWDSLVSATADGEYGPRLAESWEVSPDGTTWTFHLRDDVLWSDGEPFTSEDVLFTYNVYANPATGSAYAGKFGTVTGAAALADGTADAVAGFQAPDEHTFVIQLDAPNVALLDELVQPILFILPQHVVGELPLEGLADNPFFREPTVGLGPYVFQRWVTDDQVEFAANPEYRDELGLDRIFTQYVTTDVATAQLETGEIDFAQVAAPDVARVEGLDGVTLHRAEGPGVLALHTAIDSGKLADPRIRQAIMYAIDREALVEEVLAGEGKVVDTLVHGPAWAMPDDLTHYGYDPDKARELLAEAGWDPATPVRLEIVPGQRDRDTTMTIVAAQLQEVGINAQVQPYEAAQLSESIGNRDFDLLISGYGLFTIDPASMNARLTCAQVGGANISAYCNEELDALLQQGIATTDQAERESIYAQAQKIVNEEVPIFVLYVPNTLAATSDRLQGFELNPSTVDAFWNAAEWTVSS, encoded by the coding sequence GTGATTGGACGACGTAATCGGTCGATCGCCGCAGCTCTGGCCGGCCTGGCCCTGCTGGCGGCGGCCGCCTGCTCCGGTCCCGACGAGGACACCGGTGCGACCGGCGGCGAGTCCGGCGCGCCCGCCGGTGACCGCGAGGTGACGGTCCAGCTCTACCAGGCGCCGCGCGGGTTCAGTCCGCTGCTCGCGTCGATCGGCCCGGACCACCTGATGGAGCAGCTGCACTGGGACTCGCTGGTGTCGGCGACCGCCGACGGCGAGTACGGCCCGCGGCTGGCCGAGAGCTGGGAGGTCTCGCCGGACGGCACGACCTGGACCTTCCACCTGCGCGACGACGTGCTGTGGAGCGACGGCGAGCCGTTCACCTCCGAGGACGTGCTGTTCACCTACAACGTGTACGCCAACCCGGCCACCGGCAGCGCCTACGCGGGCAAGTTCGGCACCGTCACCGGCGCCGCGGCGCTGGCCGATGGCACGGCCGACGCCGTCGCCGGCTTCCAGGCGCCGGACGAGCACACGTTCGTGATCCAGCTCGACGCGCCGAACGTGGCGCTGCTGGACGAGCTGGTGCAGCCGATCCTGTTCATCCTGCCGCAGCACGTGGTCGGCGAGCTTCCGCTGGAAGGCCTTGCGGACAACCCGTTCTTCCGCGAGCCCACCGTGGGCCTCGGGCCGTACGTGTTCCAGCGCTGGGTCACCGACGACCAGGTCGAGTTCGCGGCCAACCCGGAGTACCGCGACGAGCTGGGCCTGGACCGGATCTTCACGCAGTACGTGACCACGGATGTCGCGACCGCCCAGCTGGAGACCGGCGAGATCGACTTCGCCCAGGTGGCGGCGCCGGACGTCGCCCGCGTCGAGGGCCTCGACGGCGTCACGCTGCATCGCGCCGAAGGCCCGGGCGTGCTGGCGCTGCACACCGCGATCGACTCCGGCAAGCTCGCCGACCCGCGCATCCGCCAGGCGATCATGTACGCCATCGACCGCGAGGCGCTGGTCGAGGAGGTGCTGGCCGGCGAGGGCAAGGTCGTCGACACGCTGGTGCACGGCCCGGCGTGGGCCATGCCGGACGACCTCACGCACTACGGGTACGACCCGGACAAGGCGCGGGAGCTGCTGGCCGAGGCCGGCTGGGACCCGGCGACGCCGGTCCGCCTCGAGATCGTCCCCGGTCAGCGCGACCGGGACACCACGATGACGATCGTCGCCGCCCAGCTGCAGGAGGTCGGCATCAACGCCCAGGTGCAGCCGTACGAGGCAGCTCAGCTGTCCGAGTCGATCGGCAACCGCGACTTCGACCTGCTCATCTCCGGCTACGGCCTGTTCACCATCGACCCGGCCTCGATGAACGCCCGGCTGACGTGCGCTCAGGTCGGCGGCGCGAACATCTCCGCGTACTGCAACGAGGAGCTGGACGCACTGCTCCAGCAGGGCATCGCCACCACCGATCAGGCCGAGCGCGAGTCCATCTACGCGCAGGCGCAGAAGATCGTCAACGAGGAGGTGCCGATCTTCGTGCTCTACGTGCCGAACACGCTCGCGGCCACGAGCGACCGCCTGCAGGGCTTCGAGCTGAACCCCTCGACGGTCGACGCCTTCTGGAACGCGGCCGAGTGGACCGTGAGCAGCTGA
- a CDS encoding ABC transporter permease, which yields MLAFIVRRLAISVVVLAGISVLLFVLLQLMPGDPAEMMVDPFSYSGDRAAAIEQRRQELGLDQSIAVQYLRWIGEFVQGNLGFSYSTQRPVTEVMLERFGPTARLMGTGLVIALLVGIPVGILAAMRRNTAVDYGATVLSLVAISIPSFFVALIGIYVFGLKLGWLPTAGINSPGGGGFADSVRHLVLPAAILGLALAGPYVRYARAAMLEVLGQDYLTTARSKGLARRRVIGRHALHNALIPLVTVVAVQIPTLFAGAVIIEQIFAWPGMGRMALDAVRARDYPILLGFVMAVAVLVLLCNLIADIAYAIIDPRIRLSGARA from the coding sequence GTGCTCGCTTTCATCGTCCGCCGCCTGGCGATCTCCGTCGTGGTCCTCGCCGGCATCAGCGTGCTGCTGTTCGTGCTGCTGCAGCTGATGCCGGGGGACCCGGCGGAGATGATGGTCGACCCGTTCAGTTACAGCGGCGACCGGGCGGCAGCCATCGAGCAGCGGCGCCAGGAGCTGGGCCTGGACCAGTCCATCGCCGTGCAGTACCTGCGCTGGATCGGGGAGTTCGTCCAGGGCAACCTGGGCTTCTCCTACAGCACCCAGCGGCCGGTGACCGAGGTCATGCTGGAGCGGTTCGGGCCGACGGCACGGCTGATGGGGACCGGGCTGGTCATCGCGCTGCTGGTGGGCATCCCGGTCGGCATCCTCGCCGCCATGCGGCGCAACACCGCCGTCGACTACGGCGCGACGGTGCTCAGCCTGGTGGCCATCTCGATCCCGAGCTTCTTCGTCGCGCTCATCGGGATCTACGTGTTCGGCCTGAAGCTCGGCTGGCTGCCGACGGCCGGGATCAACAGCCCCGGCGGCGGCGGGTTCGCCGACTCCGTCCGGCACCTGGTGCTGCCGGCCGCGATCCTCGGGCTCGCGCTGGCCGGGCCGTACGTGCGCTACGCACGCGCGGCGATGCTGGAGGTCCTCGGCCAGGACTATCTGACGACGGCCCGCTCCAAGGGCCTGGCGCGACGGCGGGTGATCGGCCGGCACGCGTTGCACAACGCGCTGATCCCGCTGGTCACCGTCGTCGCGGTGCAGATCCCGACACTGTTCGCGGGGGCCGTGATCATCGAGCAGATCTTCGCCTGGCCGGGGATGGGCCGCATGGCGCTGGACGCCGTGCGCGCCCGCGACTACCCGATCCTGCTGGGGTTCGTGATGGCGGTCGCGGTGCTGGTGCTGCTGTGCAACCTGATCGCCGACATCGCCTACGCGATCATCGATCCCCGCATCCGACTGTCTGGAGCACGCGCATGA
- a CDS encoding ABC transporter permease yields the protein MTALDTMTTSAVPPEGQGSLSPGQLAVRRFRRHKVAVAGLVLLVLFGLAAIVLPFFLDDPNAVDPTAIRQGPGEGHLLGTDSAGRDVLARLVAGGRVSLLVGLSVAALTTTIGLVLGAVAGYFRGWVDAVLSRITDVVLSFPTLIIVIVVVAFVGPSVTALILGIGLFHWPVAFRIVRGLTLSLREQDSIQAVSGLGAGPARVLRKHVVPAVVAPLTVVATLEVAQAILLEAALSFIGLGVPPPTASWGNMLNEAQSLTILESMPWLWLPPGIAIALTVLAVNFVGDGLRDAADPRAAR from the coding sequence ATGACCGCACTGGACACCATGACGACGTCGGCCGTGCCGCCGGAGGGTCAGGGCTCGCTGTCGCCGGGGCAGTTGGCCGTCCGGCGGTTCCGGCGGCACAAGGTGGCGGTGGCCGGGCTGGTGCTGCTGGTCCTGTTCGGCCTGGCCGCCATCGTGCTGCCGTTCTTCCTGGACGATCCGAACGCGGTAGACCCGACGGCGATCCGGCAGGGCCCGGGCGAGGGACACCTGCTGGGCACCGACTCGGCCGGACGCGACGTGCTGGCCCGGCTGGTCGCCGGTGGCCGGGTCTCGCTGCTGGTCGGGCTGAGCGTCGCCGCCCTGACGACGACCATCGGGCTGGTGCTGGGCGCCGTCGCCGGGTACTTCCGCGGCTGGGTCGACGCGGTGCTCAGCCGCATCACCGACGTCGTGCTGTCGTTCCCGACGCTGATCATCGTGATCGTCGTGGTGGCCTTCGTCGGGCCCAGCGTCACGGCGCTGATCCTGGGCATCGGCCTGTTCCACTGGCCGGTCGCGTTCCGGATCGTCCGCGGCCTGACGCTGTCGCTGCGCGAGCAGGACTCCATCCAGGCGGTCTCCGGTCTGGGTGCCGGCCCGGCCCGGGTGCTGCGCAAACACGTCGTGCCCGCCGTCGTCGCGCCGCTCACCGTGGTGGCGACGCTGGAGGTGGCCCAGGCCATCCTGCTGGAGGCGGCGCTGTCGTTCATCGGCCTCGGCGTTCCGCCGCCGACCGCGAGCTGGGGGAACATGCTCAACGAGGCACAGTCGCTGACCATCCTGGAGTCGATGCCGTGGCTCTGGCTGCCGCCGGGCATCGCCATCGCGCTCACCGTCCTCGCCGTGAACTTCGTCGGCGACGGCCTGCGCGACGCCGCCGACCCGAGGGCGGCCCGATGA
- a CDS encoding ABC transporter ATP-binding protein, producing MTEPLLSIENLVTEFRVEGGTVPAVNGAGYQVLPGETVGVVGESGSGKSVTVASVLGLLPSSGRVVSGTARFAGRDLLAMRERELEQIRGRDIGLVFQDPMTALNPVMTIGEQIAESLRRHAPISRRAATTKVAELLAEVGIPSPKERARQYPHQFSGGMRQRAMIAMAMANRPRLIIADEPTTALDVTIQAQILDLLRRVQREHDAALVMITHDLGVIAEMTERVVVMYAGRVVETADVDSIFHRPRHPYTRGLLRSLPRLGERRDELPAIGGQPPDPRRLPDGCAFRVRCDLSGGRAECGFQPALTEVAAGHVSACHFHSELAAEEVA from the coding sequence ATGACCGAGCCGCTGCTGTCGATCGAGAACCTCGTCACCGAGTTCCGGGTGGAGGGCGGCACCGTCCCGGCCGTCAACGGCGCCGGCTACCAGGTGCTGCCCGGCGAGACCGTCGGGGTGGTGGGGGAGTCCGGCTCCGGCAAGAGCGTGACCGTCGCGTCCGTGCTGGGCCTGCTGCCGTCGTCCGGCCGGGTGGTGTCGGGCACCGCCCGGTTCGCCGGGCGTGACCTGCTCGCGATGCGCGAACGCGAACTGGAGCAGATCCGGGGCCGCGACATCGGGCTGGTCTTCCAGGACCCGATGACGGCGCTCAACCCGGTGATGACCATCGGTGAGCAGATCGCCGAGAGCCTGCGCCGGCACGCGCCGATCTCGCGGCGGGCGGCGACCACGAAGGTGGCCGAGCTGCTCGCCGAGGTCGGCATCCCCTCGCCGAAGGAACGGGCGCGGCAGTACCCGCACCAGTTCTCCGGCGGCATGCGCCAGCGGGCGATGATCGCGATGGCCATGGCGAACCGTCCCCGGCTGATCATCGCCGACGAGCCGACGACCGCCCTGGACGTGACCATCCAGGCGCAGATCCTGGACCTGCTCCGGCGGGTCCAGCGCGAGCACGACGCCGCGCTGGTGATGATCACGCACGATCTCGGCGTGATCGCCGAGATGACCGAGCGCGTGGTGGTCATGTACGCCGGCCGCGTGGTCGAGACCGCCGACGTCGACTCGATCTTCCACCGTCCCCGGCACCCGTACACCCGGGGCCTGCTCCGCAGCCTGCCCCGGCTGGGGGAGCGGCGCGACGAGCTGCCCGCCATCGGCGGTCAGCCGCCGGACCCGCGCCGGCTGCCGGACGGGTGCGCGTTCCGGGTGCGCTGCGACCTGTCCGGCGGACGGGCGGAGTGCGGGTTCCAGCCGGCACTGACGGAGGTCGCCGCCGGCCACGTCAGCGCCTGCCACTTCCACAGCGAGCTGGCGGCGGAGGAGGTGGCATGA
- a CDS encoding ABC transporter ATP-binding protein: MSGNDPLLAVDGLVKHFPVRGGVLQRQVATVRAVDGVSFEIGKGETLALVGESGCGKSTVGKTIMRFHPPTAGTVRFDGRDLATMKPRELRAVRRDVQFVFQDPFASLPARMPVGDILAEPLEIHGVGDRRSRRARVVELLELVGLGADSVNRYPHEFSGGQRQRVGIARALALEPRLLILDEPVSALDVSIQAQVINLLARLQRQLGVAYLFIAHDLAVVQHLAHRVAVMYLGHIVEYGDAGTVFTRPAHPYTQALLSAVPVPDPRLRDLDRRILLSGDLPSPADPPAGCPFHTRCWKAEDRCRAERPVLEIRTPGGAGTACHFAAEAELTSGPAGRTAT; this comes from the coding sequence ATGAGCGGCAACGATCCGCTGCTGGCGGTCGACGGGCTGGTGAAGCACTTCCCCGTGCGCGGCGGGGTCCTGCAGCGTCAGGTCGCCACCGTCCGCGCGGTCGACGGCGTGTCGTTCGAGATCGGGAAGGGCGAGACGCTGGCCCTGGTGGGCGAGTCCGGCTGCGGCAAGTCGACCGTGGGCAAGACGATCATGCGGTTCCACCCGCCCACGGCCGGCACCGTCCGGTTCGACGGCCGCGACCTCGCCACGATGAAGCCGCGCGAGCTGCGTGCCGTCCGCCGCGACGTCCAGTTCGTCTTCCAGGACCCGTTCGCGTCGCTGCCGGCCCGCATGCCGGTGGGCGACATCCTGGCCGAGCCGCTGGAGATCCACGGTGTGGGCGACCGCCGGTCGCGCCGGGCCAGGGTCGTCGAGCTGCTCGAGCTGGTCGGCCTGGGCGCGGACTCCGTCAACCGCTACCCGCACGAGTTCTCCGGCGGGCAGCGGCAGCGGGTCGGCATCGCCCGCGCGCTGGCGCTGGAGCCGCGGCTGCTCATCCTGGACGAGCCAGTGTCCGCGCTGGACGTGTCGATCCAGGCCCAGGTGATCAACCTGCTGGCGCGGCTGCAGCGCCAGCTCGGCGTGGCGTACCTGTTCATCGCGCACGACCTGGCCGTGGTCCAGCACCTCGCGCACCGGGTGGCGGTGATGTATCTCGGTCACATCGTCGAGTACGGCGACGCCGGCACCGTGTTCACCCGGCCGGCCCACCCGTACACGCAGGCCCTGCTGTCCGCGGTGCCGGTGCCGGACCCGCGGCTGCGCGACCTCGACCGCCGGATCCTGCTCAGCGGCGACCTGCCCAGCCCGGCCGACCCACCCGCCGGCTGCCCGTTCCACACCAGGTGCTGGAAGGCCGAGGACCGGTGCCGGGCGGAGCGGCCGGTGCTGGAGATCCGCACTCCCGGCGGCGCGGGCACGGCCTGCCACTTCGCCGCCGAGGCGGAGCTGACCAGCGGACCGGCCGGGAGGACGGCGACGTGA
- a CDS encoding pyridoxal-phosphate dependent enzyme, with translation MTEGMWRYADRLPAVAPKSIVSLGEGGTPVLDLTEALGRRLGVASVVAKAEDRNPTGSFKARIASVAYSLVNERGLAGTVGTSSGNGGAAAAAYAAAAGSRAILFTLTDTAPVKLREILVMGATVHRVAGVGHDAASTRAVADTIAEQAEQRGFAPMLTAFHYAPEAMQGVSTIAFELAEQAPELTALYLPVGGGGLLTGVHRGYRDLGRVPRLVGVQPSGSAALRRALDGFPGGIAGTVQTTVSGLQMAALYDTDGAVGAVRESGGHAVEIGDEEIWQAQEELARCGLLVEPAGATALAGLFADARAGRLRRDDHVAIVLTGAGYKDRDALRRMAPADDTPVISSGDVPARLDALLGRTR, from the coding sequence GTGACCGAGGGAATGTGGCGCTACGCGGACCGGCTGCCGGCCGTCGCGCCCAAGAGCATCGTCAGCCTGGGGGAGGGCGGCACCCCGGTGCTGGACCTCACCGAGGCGCTCGGCCGCCGGCTCGGCGTGGCGTCGGTGGTGGCGAAGGCGGAGGACCGCAATCCGACCGGCTCGTTCAAGGCGCGCATCGCGTCGGTCGCGTACTCGCTGGTGAACGAGCGCGGCCTGGCCGGGACGGTCGGGACGTCGTCGGGCAACGGCGGCGCGGCGGCCGCCGCCTACGCCGCGGCGGCCGGGTCGCGGGCCATCCTCTTCACGCTCACGGACACCGCGCCGGTGAAGCTGCGGGAGATCCTGGTCATGGGCGCGACGGTGCACCGCGTGGCCGGGGTCGGGCACGACGCCGCGTCCACCCGCGCCGTCGCCGACACCATCGCCGAGCAGGCGGAGCAGCGGGGGTTCGCGCCGATGCTGACCGCGTTCCACTACGCGCCCGAGGCCATGCAGGGGGTGTCGACGATCGCCTTCGAGCTGGCCGAGCAGGCGCCGGAGCTGACGGCGCTGTACCTGCCGGTCGGCGGCGGCGGCCTGCTCACCGGCGTGCACCGCGGCTACCGCGACCTCGGCCGCGTTCCGCGGCTGGTCGGCGTCCAGCCGTCCGGGTCCGCGGCGCTGCGCCGCGCCCTCGACGGGTTCCCCGGCGGCATCGCCGGGACCGTCCAGACGACGGTGTCGGGGCTGCAGATGGCCGCGCTGTACGACACCGACGGCGCCGTCGGCGCGGTGCGCGAGTCGGGCGGGCACGCCGTCGAGATCGGCGACGAGGAGATCTGGCAGGCGCAGGAGGAGCTGGCCCGCTGCGGCCTGCTGGTCGAGCCGGCCGGCGCCACCGCGCTGGCCGGGCTGTTCGCCGACGCCCGGGCCGGACGGCTGCGGCGCGACGACCACGTGGCGATCGTGCTCACCGGCGCCGGCTACAAGGACCGGGACGCGCTGCGGCGGATGGCCCCGGCCGACGACACGCCGGTGATCTCGTCCGGCGACGTTCCGGCCCGGCTCGACGCGCTGCTCGGGCGGACGCGATGA